The sequence below is a genomic window from Setaria italica strain Yugu1 chromosome IV, Setaria_italica_v2.0, whole genome shotgun sequence.
TTGATTACCATGCTACTCCCTGTCTCTCTCCGGTTAAAGATACtacttgttttcttcttttataGGGAGTAGAGAAAATGTGAAAGCGACAATCGGAGGATTTGCGAACTGTTGGATCTTGATCTATGCTACTCTCTCCGGTTAAAGATACTCGTTGTTTTAGCTTTATCTTTAAAATACTTGTTGTCTACAGCTTCTAGACAGCCTCTACATGTCTTTTCTAGCCTTATCCCTCTATAATTGTATCATTAGCTAACCATTTTCCCGGTGCATGCACATTTTGGAGAATATTGAGGCTAATTCGGTCATTTCATATGCCTTATTAATTCTTAAGCTGAACTCTCAAGCAACTGTTATCGTGAATCGGAGGTAATACGCTACTAGCTCACGCACCAATTCGGCGACTCCAAAGGGTTATGTAAGCCTCATCCAACCCAATCAGTAACCACGAATCCTCTGCTGCTAAATTAGATGCCACATAAGCCAAAATTGTGACATGACAAGAAGTTTATGAACAAAGAGAAGCTAAGGAATGTGTTGCATCTAAATAAAATTTGTATCCGCTTACACTTAAGCCTTGTTTGGGAgccagggctaaactttagccctttggggtgtttgggtgaggggctaaactttagcacctgtgtTGACAAAAGACTCATTTACCCCTGCGACCGTCTCATCTCCCTCCCATCTCTCCATTTCGTCCCTGACGCTGTACCCTGGTTCCTCTCTCTCTGTTCTTCCTTCTCTCGCAAGAACAAGCAGCAAAGCTAGCGCCAGCAGTTGGAGATCCTCCTACGCGCCACCACCTCCATCTGATTTTTCTACTCCATCGAGCCAATCCAGGCGACGCCTAGCTTCAACCCACACACCGCTGCCAGAGCCGCCGTCGGCCTCCCGCATGCGCCGCTCGCCGTCCTGGCCCACTCGTGCTGCACCTGCGCCATCGCGGCTGCGCCTTTGCTTGCCCCGAACCGCCGCCCGTTCTGCACGGCTCTGCTGGCCCGCTCGCCTACCCCTGTCGCCCTGGCCTCCCATGCATCCGCGGGGCTGGCGGAgggggcggggccgggcggaggcgATGGGGTCGGCAGAGGAGATGGGGCCAGGGGCGGGGTCGGCGGAGGAGATGGGGCCAGGCAGgggggcggggccggcggaggagaTGGGCTggcagaggagagagagggagtgcgGGGAgaggggcagtggaggagagagaggaggggggcaaccagggaaaatGTGGACtagggaccacttttagcccctttaacccattttagcaccccttggagggCTTAAGGAATTtggggggctaaactttagcaccctccatttagccctcctgtttgggatcaaaggggctaaagtttggctaaaagaggggtgttaaagtttagccccccctcaaacacccccttatttgTGCCTTGGAAACAAAGGTAAAATCGCACCGTGACCGAATTGTTTATCCTATATGCCATGGAAATGGATTGAAACCCCACTGTGACTGATTGAATCGTTTCATAACACGATGCAACAATTACACTCCATGACTAGACATGAAACTACGAAATAAAATTGTGCATGGGAGGCATCATTTCATTTTTATCAATCCGAACCTCTTCAAATGATATGGAACTCTAGGACCTTGCGAAACACCGAGAATGGCCTTATTAAGTTTGCGGCTAGGTCcaaattcttttctttttttgaaataagCGGTCCAAATTCTATATTTTGGGTTTGTACCCAACACAAACCCAACCTAGCTCACCGATAAACGAAGGCCATCGCTGCCTCATAAATTAAACAATGCCGGAACATGGATCACgctgaaaggaaaaaaaaaagataatcgAAGCTTGAAACAGTCAAGCACTACCAAGTCTCCCATCCTCTATTATATGTCCTGGGCGCTACCATCAGTTACCAAAAGATCCATTTCCCATGCCAATAATGCTTTGCTGAACCAGTCCCGTTGAGAATGTGCGATGGAGACTGACTAGACGATCGACTGACCGCCCGGGCAAATACTCTAGCACACTACTACTGATTACCGCTTCAAACTCCATGCCATCACGGCGAACTTTACAATATCTGAGCCGCCGTCGCTTGTTGCTAACATCCGCATGATACCCCTGGTGCCGGTGTTTCCTTGGGTTTCCCAGGGATCGGAGGCCGGCCGGGAACGTGGCCCCGTGGACACACGTCGCTGTTAGCAGTGCGTCGTCACACTGGCACAGCTGTTGGTACGCTCGGCAGGCAACTCCACGATGCGTATGCTACATGGAGGCGCCGATCTGCCGCCGCATCAATGCACATGCGACAACCCCATGCTCTGCGTTCTCCAAGGCCTTTGACTCCGCGCTGGATAATCACAGGAAAAAGAGCACCGAAAAGATGTTGCAGTACTGTACAAACGTTGGGGGTCTGGAGACTGCAGCTGCCGCTGACAAAAGAAGGTACTCCTAGCAGCAGCATAACATAAAGGAGGCCAGGGCATTTTCGTCCGAGCTACTGCTGGCAGTTCTTGGCGTGGAGCCGTGGACGCCCCGGACGTGGCAGCGACGCCGGCCAGCAGCGGCAGGAAGGCGCCAAAACCCCACGTCGCCTGGCTCCTCTCCTGAAAGGTGACGCGCCGTTGCCTTGCGGGAagagcgcgcgggcgggcgtggtggactggtggcgTGGCGCGCGCGCATCGGCCGGCGGCATTTCCCACCCTTTTCCGCCCCTGTCCCCCCAATCATTGAGGCCCTCGGGCGGGGCCGGGCCGCCAGTCGCGCCGCTCCACGTTGCTCGCCAGTCGCCTCCGCCTCTCGTGGTCAACTCAACTCGCGCCACCACCTGCCgcacccgcgcgcgcgcgcgcctccCGAGCTAACCGACCCTCCCGTCGTCCCATTCCGCGCGCGGGGGCGCACGCACGCCGCGTGCCGACGACGGGAATCGGGAAGCGCTCCGGCTCCGCCTTCCTTTCCCCCACTACCTCGGGGACGCCAGCAGAAATCGCCTCGGACCCGATCGTTTCCGCCGCCTGGCGCCTGCGCCGTCCAAAGCCGCGGaccggtcgccggcggccgacgcgTGCTCGACGTCCCGAGCGCCAAGTCTACGCACGCCGCCAAACGCCGTGGCGTAAAAACAAGCGCTACCCGGCGGCAATATTCGCTTCTTCTCTTCGGCCAGTACGCATCTTGCGCTGCCCCTTACGTCGCCTCTTCTGCGTGGCTTCACGGCTCCGAGAAAGGAACCTGGCCGGCTGGCAGGTCGTCGGAGCCGGgaccaacggcggcggcgggtgtcGCCGGCGGGTTCGTGCGTGTCGCGCGGCGCcgaggagagaggggggcagtTGCAGCATTAGCGGGCAGGTTTTCGGGCACCAGACGCACATCTGGATTCTAGAATATGCTCAGCACCACCAGCGCCAGGAGCTAATAATGCAGAGAGAGCAGCGGCATTATTTTTCTGTTTTCTTAAGAAGACTGCGGAATGTGCGACAACTAATTCCGGCACTTGTTTTATCGAACCATCGCTGTTCTGTCACCAAAAAAGAATTAGCGTAACCTAAAAAAATACTCGTGTTTGAGGAATACTACAACATAATTTCATAAAAGAATGGAGTATGTCGCAATGCATTGCCCTGTCATCTCTAGAAATTGTAAATGCAGGAAGAGGGCACCCAtgccttgtcaattttcaggcGATAATTGCTGTAATGATCGATTGTCTCACCCATTCGCCATCATTTTGGAGCTAATGAGAAATGATAACGTATAAGTGCAAggaaaaaacagaaagaaatcccaagaagaaaaatgctagacgCGCAGGAGGAGCACTGTACAAGTggaaattcaaacagaaaacggaCATAAATACCTCCAAGAACACGAACGCAAAATACTAAAAATCACAAAGGGAAAAAacattaattaaaaaataatacaaAAACAGATCCCAATATATTCCCTCTCACTGAGGCCAGCtcggcctcctccctccttcccccTCCGGGCATCCATCCTCCACGCCTCACGGATTTCGCAGGGACCCCGGAGaggtgggaaaaaaagaaagcgaAATCGACTAATCTCCTCATCATTCACGGcctcgctctcctcctcccccccgcAGAAATTTCCCCATTTCCTCCGCTCGCGATCGGCGCCGAGCTCCCCGGAATCCCCGGCTCCCGGATTCGCGGGACCGCTCGCCGCGAGCCTCGGGGGGACCGGTCGGTCGGTCCGTGCTCGGATTCGCGGGGGAGCCGTGGTCCGCGCGGGGAATGCTCTACCTCAAGCAGCCGGGCGGCGCGGATTTAGGGTTCCGGCgggtggctgctgctgcggcggggCTGTGATCTGCCCGCACCGGCGGATGCGAGATTGAGCCGGCCCGCGCGCCGTGGGAttcggccggccatggcggctgcggcagcggcgggggcggaggcggacggcTGCCTCCAGAGCTTCGAGCTCTACGAGGCCGAGTCGGTGAGCTCCTTGCCCCCCCGGATCACAATGCGCCGATGCGTCGTGCAGGGTGTTGCTGTTGTTTCTTGTCGCTGGGTGGTGGGATTGTGTTGTTCGTGGCGCAGCTCCTGCTGCCGCTTCGTGATTCCGCGAAGGTTGCGCAGCTACGGAGGTGGTCGAGCTTCCAGCGTCGCTTAGCTCTGGAGTCTGCGTGCCTGGATCATGCCATGCAACACGGGGATTATGAGTCATAATGATCCTTGTTCTTTTATGGCTTCTGGCGTGATTTGGGCGTCCTGGCGTGGGAAATTATTGTTGCACTTGTTTTTCAGGAGCTCTTAGCTGCTTATTTTGTTCCGTTCTACTTTATGTGGGAGACACGAGAAGAATCCTAGAATTCTGCCTCCTTTTGTTAGCTTTGATccatttctctattttttttgttagaaAAAGGAGCAACCATACATGTTGCAGTGCTATTAATGTCCATTTATTGGAATTTTGGTTAAAAAAGGGACCTTTGCGTGTTCCTTGCAATTATCAGTTATAACTATTAACTAGGATGCAGAAGCATTGAAATTTCCTTTCTCTGAATCCAGTTTCTAGCCTGATGCCCCTAGTGTTTGAATGATTGGTTGCAAAGTGTTTGGTTGATCTTTTGTGCAGCATATTTCTGGTTTTCCAAGTAATTGATGAAGTTCTCAGTCCGGATGCATTCTGTTACACAGAGGTCTTTGTAGAAAATGTGTTTGCAAACTCTTGTGCAAAAATGGAACCTTGCTGTTTCTCATGCCTTCTCTTATGTTTGTGGACTAGAGTATAGAAATCGGGCTGATATGTGCATGTCGGATGTGAGATTCCTGTAAGATTTTGAAACTGAAAACTAGAATTACTTTCTTTCACCATTCCACGAGTGAAAATGTAGAGTTATGTTTAGTTGTTTTCTGTTATCTCTGAGAATTAAAGAATCTTCTATTTGTGCAACAATCTGTTGCTTGGGATATTGCAAACACGAAAAGAAATTGGTGCAAATTTCATTTGTCAGTTGAAGAGGATCTGACAGGATATTGCTAATACGAAAGACTACTGAATATATTGGAACTTTTTAAAAACTAAGATCAGGCACAAGGGTGGGCTATGTGCGAAATTATAGTTTTGAGAAAGTTGGATGGAACATCGAAACTTAGAACAAAGAAAGGCAGTGGACTTGAACttggtgtattttttttttctagtataGGCAACTAGTAGTGGGTCTGGTTCGTGTAACCTGTGGATGCATGTATCTCCGATCAAGCTTTAATGCTGAAATATGATTCAATACACATTGTGCCAAACCCTATGAGGAATCTCAAACCTTTGAATCATTTGTGACTATTGGGTGCCACCTGAATCTTGATCCTTAACTTGTGGTAGTTTTCATTTAATGAAAGGTGAAAGTGTGTCATTAAATACCTAGTACCATATAGCAGTTTGATATGTTTCATCACAATTAAATAATGAATTCTTATTTTTGCAGAAATTCTATATTCTTGGAACTAATACTGACAAGACATTATGGAGATTACTCACGATTGATAGAATGGAACCATCAGAGCTCAATGTAGATGAGGATTCCACTGTCCACTCACAGAGTGGCTATCTTGATCTGCTAAAAATTCTAGATGAAGAGCATAGGTCAACTGGTGGAGTTAAATTTGTCACCAACTGTTTTGGAATCATCGGTAAACTATCCCATCTTTCTctgatcatttttttttgcaaagttGGCAACATTTTCCTTGCAAATACGCATCAACAATGCATTTTCTTTGCAGGTTTCGTTAAGTTCCTTGGGCCCTATTACATGTTAATTATTACTGAGCAGAGAAAGATTGGGGACATATTTGGCCATCCAGTATACCAAGTTACTAAGACTGCAATGATTGAGTTATCAAATTCCAAGACTAGGCCAAAGTTAAATAATTCCAAGGATGAAAACAGGTGTGCTGCATGACTGCATGTCTGCATTCCACGTTCCTGTTATATTGTTGACATCCTATCCTTCACATTATCATGCACTGATAGTTAGATTAGTTATTTTCTAACTTTTTAATAAAATATTGTATCTTTTTTCTCAAAAATGAAAAATTCAGGAGCATAGCATAGTAACATGGTAAGCCGAATTAGTCGCACTCCATGTTGATCATAAGCCAACCTTAAATCATGCAGGTACAAGAAGCTCTTGCAGACAATTGATCTTAGAAAAGACTTCTTTTTTAGCCACTCGTATCATATAATGAGAAGTCTCCAGAAGAACTTTAGTGATCCACAAGAAGGGTGGGAACTATATGACACAATGTTTGTGTGGAATGAGTTCCTAACTCGAGGGATACGTAACATTCTGAAAACCACACTCTGGACTGTTGCGTTAGTCTATGGTTTTTTTAAGCAGGTACCTATGAAACTTATATCTTTTTATCCTGTTATGTGTCATTTAATAGTATTCGTGAAATATGAATATATGGTAGATTGCATCCAGAAAGATCTACGTTCCtactcatttcttttcttttcctccatGTTCATTATCTTCGCCTGCTCTCTTTACCGAGCTAAATTTATGTCTTATTTTATATTTGCTTGTGCTAGACAAGTAAGAATCCtactttccttgtctttttgCCGGAGGAATAGTTGTGTTTTTCAGTCTATAATTTGTAAAATCATGATGGAAAAATTATAAAAACGATAGACTATTAAATATTAATGTATTAATAAGTCATGTATATGTTCCTGATTTTATTTTGCACTATGTTATGGTGAATGCTTATGTTGCTTGTTTCTTTCGGGAAAAAAGACTTAATTTGTAGAAAGTATAACACAATATCTTGTTCTGGAGTATATATAGACCATCCTTGAGCTTACTTGCCATCTAACTTTTGTGTTGCTCTTGGATATTCACCACTTCTGTTTATTAATTCAACCATTTAGAATAATATTCTTAATTCATTTATATCAAGGATAAACTTGCAATATGCGGGAAGGACATTATGTTGACGCTCATTGCTAGACGCTCGAGGCATTATGCTGGCACCAGGTTCACACTTGCCAAACTCTTAGCAGTATATACTCTTTTCTATCAATTATTGGTGTGGTTGGGTTTCATATgctgcatttttcttttcttatttttgatACTGTCATATAGGTATCTAAAGAGGGGTGTGAATGACGAGGGCAGAGTAGCGAATGATGTCGAGACTGAGCAAATTGTTTATGAAGACATGCTTGGACCAAGGCAAATAAGCTCTGTCGTGCAGAACAGGGgttcaattccactattctggTCCCAGGAGACATCAAAGCTGAATCTTAAGCCTGATATCATATGTAAGTGTTGAAATCCTTATTTGATACGTAAAATAATGTTCAATCATTTgaggtttttctttttccttgcaGTGCATGAAAAGGACAAGAATTATGAGGCTACCAGACTTCATTTTGAAAATCTAAGGAAGAGATACGGAAATCCTATCATCATCTTAAACTTGATTAAGGTGAGCACACTGTTATGATGCTGTCACTACTTCTGATGGATCTTTTGCATACAATAATCCAGACTTTAATAATCACAACACTTGCAATTTACTTTCTGTTATCTTTGGAAGACACGTGAGAAGAGACCACGTGAAATTATTCTCCGTCGGGAATTTGACAGAGCAATAAAGATAATAAATAATGGTCTACCAGGGGAAGATCATTTGAGGTTTTTACATTGGGATCTTCATAAGAACTCTCAAAGGTATTAAtttttttgttatgcacctCCCCCCTATGTTCTGTTTGATGCATTTGGTGTACATAACTGAAGAAAATTTGTATTTTCAGCAAAAGTACAAATGCCCTTCAAGTGCTTTTGAAAGTGGCATTTGAAGCTCTGAACTTGACAGAATTCTTTTATCATCAAGTCTCCCCAGCTCGAAGAACAGAGTGTTTCCTTAATTTAAGCGCTACATTGTAAGTTTTTTGTTATTTATTATACTGGTTTTTCATTCCTTTCTAATTTGAATTCCTACTTTCTGGTACCTCATGGATGGCTTGACgctttcttaattttttttcatgcttgATAGGAAGAATGATTTTGGTCCTCACGTGTGTGATGACAACAGCAATTGTGGCAATGCAGACTATGTCAGTGATCTTGATGACATTTCCCAAGATGATACCTGTGGCAGTTCTGATCCGGGCAATGGAATTGCAGAAGATAATTCCGAGGTCAACGGATCTACCCAAACAAAGCCTCCAAAATTTCAAAAGGGTGTCTTACGTACAAACTGCATAGATTGTTTGGACCGCACAAATGTCGCTCAATATGCCTATGGGTTAGCTGCTCTAGGACACCAGTTACATGCAATTGGCTCTTTAGAATCTCCAGATATTCATATAGACTCCGGTTTGTCTCGACATTTGATGCACTTTTATGAACGGATGGGTGACACGCTTGCTTTACAGTATGGTGGTTCGGCTGCTCACAATAAGGTACTCCATTGAATCTTGCTATTTTAATTCTTCAATCTAATTCTCTTTTCAATCTGGCAGAAAAACTTTAGGTTCTCTATTCCTTCCACAGTATGCTTATGCACTGGCTGCTGATTAATTTCTTTAGATGGGGCCATACCATTCTAAAATGTTATTTTTCTCTAATCTTAATTTACAGAAAAAAAGTTGTGTCCATTTGTAGCGATGTTTCTTTTCTACCTAGAGAATGAGAGGAGAGgttcattgttttttttttctttatagaATTTACACATGAGATCTGCCATCTGTCAGTAAAGGAAATAGTGTGATGCTGCTGTGTCTAAATAGGAGTAACAGGATGCCATCTGTGCCTAGAATGATCTACCAAATAGTATAAAAAAGAATTGTTGCTTGCAATGGTAATACAGTGGACTGAAGTAGCACGTGTCAGTTGTCACTCCAATTATGAAGTGAAATGAAATTAACGCGTGCTTGTTCTGATCCAGGGAGCTTAATAATGCCTAACTACTGTTCAAAGTGGACTATGACACCAATCAGAAGTGAAAGATAACTTAACTGTAACCTTACATTAAGATGATAAATCAAACTAAAAGTTAATTTAGTTGTTGAGTTCTCCATTCATCTATACTGATAAAGGTGGTGGCTAGTTGATCCAATAATATATTTATTGGCATTTTGGCAAGTCATATATTCTTCCATGGCATTCTTTTCATGTtgaattgttcttgcatgcTTCTCTGATGAGCTTGTCATGTGGTTTCATGTGTAGATATTCTCTGCAAAGAGAGGGCACCTGAAGTTTGCTATTCAATCTCAAGAGTTCTTTAGGACGCTGCAACGGTACTACAGCAATGCCTATATGGATGCTTACAAACAGGCAGCGATAAACTTGTATGTTTTATTAAGATTAGTGATCAGCAGCGATCTTCTTGTATCTTTTGAAGTTTCAGCAGGGAAATACTATGAATACAAACTAAGTTACTGTCACTGTTTTTTCCCCTCAataaaatttcagatttttAGGATACTTCGAACCCCAGGTGGGAAAACCTGCACTTTGGGAACCAGAATCTGGTGATGAGCATGTACTTGATGACGAGACAAGGTAACCTTGCAATATATGGCTGTTAGAATTTACTTGGTTAAGTATGGACGCATGCTAACAAGCTCTTAAAAATAATATACCCTTCTCTATGAATTGGAGCAATAAAAGAATAATTACAAGAAGTGGCCTATgaagtatatatatttattgtCTTTCCCATTGTAACACATTGAATTCACACAAAATAAGTGATAGCGGAACCAACAATTGGCTACTGGtttttacacgagagcctaaAGAAATTGCACTAAGAATATCTGATCCACTTGTTCTGGGTTAACCAGTGCTTTGAAAGTTCAGGTGGAGAAAGTTGTCATTCACCCCTTTACATTCTTCATAGGGGTAGCAAGGACTTTTTGAGTTATTTTGTATCTTTTACTTTTTTCTTAGGGGTAGCAAGGTTTTGTAGCGTTTTTGTACCATCTCATTTTAAGAATTAAATATCCATATTTTATTCTTATATGTTCGTGCAACTCAACACCAATCCATCTTATCAGTTATCTGATATATAAATATTTGTCAGTAAATTGATGAAGAGGGCAAGGTCAGATGGCAGCATTCTTAATAAAAGCAAACCATCGCTGTCCAGCAAAGGACCAAATGGAATGTTAAAGTCAGCATTCACTGGTTCAAAAAAAGAAGGGCAATATCCAAACTGGAGTTCTGGATCCATGCACGGAATGTCTTCAACCTCTGACAATTCCATGTCGAAGTTAAGGTTGGTTTGTGCTTTCTGTATTCTGAAACTTTACCTTTTTTGTTCTTCTGTTAGAAGCAGAGTGATTATCCAAAAGTATATGTTGAGAAATTAGTATCTGACACTGATACAAGTTATTGATTCCCCATTTCTCTTGAACATCCTGCAGTTATACTCCAACAGTGTCTCATGTGAAGCATATAAGCTGTGAACTAGACTATTGCAATGGTTCTGGTGATTCAAATTTCCTGGATCTTGACTGGCTTTCAGCTTCAGACAACGAAAGGTTCATACCATGCTTCCCTCTTTGGACTATCTTGTATCTTTAGTGCATCAGTTCTCTCGTTTGTTGCACATGGTATACTGTAGGAGGAATAGAATTGATATAATGGATGGATCGTATTGCATTGAGGCCTTGGCCGGTATATATTAGAGTACAGAGACTTAGGGGCAAGGCTCCCCCGGATACATATGGCAACCTACGATACgtatatctacaactaccaaatatactctaacatccccTGCAGTCACAGCGGGAGCACCGCAGACGGTGAGATCGGAGAAGCCGAAGGCAAAGGCCGACGGACTGACATCCCCCCAGTGATAACATCAGTGCGGTGCGGATGCTGCGATTGGAGAGAAAACCGGCGAGTAACTCATGCAGATGACAACCTTTGTGCCGATGTCGAGGTAGCCGAGCATGAGGACGAGTAGCTGTGGTTGAGGATGCCGTGCGTAGAGTAGCCGTGGTCGACATAGCCGCACATGAAGCTGCGGGCGCACGAGGAGGCGCCGTGAGGATGGTGGCGCGTAGGGGAAGACACTAAAGACGAAGACGGTGACGCGTCGAGGCAATCGTACAGGGGGGTCGATGCCGAAGTCGATGCAGTCAAGCCATCAGGCGAGACATTCCTGGGTTTGCCAGGCCCGGGAACGCATCGGGGACGATGGCACGCATTGGCGTTGCCAATACCGGACGTGCAAGGGAGAGTGCACAACTAGGCGTCGTTGTCTGAGGGACCAGCAGAGAAGGCCTCCACGGCGGTCGCAGGCGCAGAAGAACGGTGAGGTAGAAGATGCCGATGCAGCCCGCGGTTGCTGGAGTAGACGAATGAGGTGGAGATTAAACGGCGACGCTGGTGACGAGATGGGCACGGACGAAGCGAGGAGGTTGACCCGGACGATCTGATGCAAGGCCTGATGATCCGGATGACGCGGCGGCGTAGCTcgaaggagacggcgaagaactAGAACAGCCTGATGAAGACCATGCACGCAAGGCGTAGCGACTCGTAGTCGACGACGAGGTCGTTGATGTGGTCGGCGGTGGTGAGGATGCAACGGCGAAGGAGACcacgggtggcgccgctgtTGCCCGAAGAGGCGATGTAGCGGTAGCCCTCCATACTTGGGGAAGAGGCGCGCAATTCGAGGACGTACGTCACGGGAGCTGGATGAATCACGCACATCGGCTGATCAGACCGAGTATGCGCGAGGCGAGACGACGATGGGCGAAGTCGGCGGAGGCGTCCCGATTGGTGGAGGCGACGATGAGCCGGCGGAGGTCAACATGCGGACGAAGTAGCGAGGAGGGCGGTGCACATGGGCGTCCCCTAGGGCGCCATCCATCTCGCTAAGCCGCACAGTCGGAGACAGGGCATGAGCTGGTGAAGTCGACACTGATGTCGAAGTAGAGGCGAGAGGTTGACGGGCAGTGGGCGACGCAATCCCGATCTCTGATAGGGCAAAAGAAGAAGACACAACAGCATCTCGTGTAGTACTTCTAGTTGCGCGTAGCACAGGCCCCTCATCCTTCTCTTATCTCTTTCCTTCTCTCACCAGTCACCATGGAACAGCGTGCGAGAGAGGAATAGATAGAGGCTTGAGACGGCCGACAGACGGCGATGGGATGGGCAGGGCGGATCCGCACTGGGGTGGCGGAGTATTCTGGCAGTCGGGCGTCGCGGGTCCCAGCCGACAGCGGTGGAGGATTCCGCCAGGTCGGGCGGCGCGGGTCCCGACCGGCGGATCCGCACCGGGGCGACGCGGGtcccagccggcggcggcggagaaatCCGCCAGGTCGGGCGGTGCATGTcctggccgacggcggcgagagCCCGCGCGAGGCAGATGAGGCGGGCGGGGCCATACCGCCGGGTGCGGAGCTCGCCGGAGCAGGCGACGCGACCGGCGGTGGAGGGCC
It includes:
- the LOC101760126 gene encoding phosphoinositide phosphatase SAC2; its protein translation is MAAAAAAGAEADGCLQSFELYEAESKFYILGTNTDKTLWRLLTIDRMEPSELNVDEDSTVHSQSGYLDLLKILDEEHRSTGGVKFVTNCFGIIGFVKFLGPYYMLIITEQRKIGDIFGHPVYQVTKTAMIELSNSKTRPKLNNSKDENRYKKLLQTIDLRKDFFFSHSYHIMRSLQKNFSDPQEGWELYDTMFVWNEFLTRGIRNILKTTLWTVALVYGFFKQDKLAICGKDIMLTLIARRSRHYAGTRYLKRGVNDEGRVANDVETEQIVYEDMLGPRQISSVVQNRGSIPLFWSQETSKLNLKPDIILHEKDKNYEATRLHFENLRKRYGNPIIILNLIKTREKRPREIILRREFDRAIKIINNGLPGEDHLRFLHWDLHKNSQSKSTNALQVLLKVAFEALNLTEFFYHQVSPARRTECFLNLSATLKNDFGPHVCDDNSNCGNADYVSDLDDISQDDTCGSSDPGNGIAEDNSEVNGSTQTKPPKFQKGVLRTNCIDCLDRTNVAQYAYGLAALGHQLHAIGSLESPDIHIDSGLSRHLMHFYERMGDTLALQYGGSAAHNKIFSAKRGHLKFAIQSQEFFRTLQRYYSNAYMDAYKQAAINLFLGYFEPQVGKPALWEPESGDEHVLDDETSKLMKRARSDGSILNKSKPSLSSKGPNGMLKSAFTGSKKEGQYPNWSSGSMHGMSSTSDNSMSKLSYTPTVSHVKHISCELDYCNGSGDSNFLDLDWLSASDNERSKAISTPDVNISTDNAVGDVSSGTTDDQTIEIEAQGLSKDFMRWVNQGEAFWY